A portion of the Deltaproteobacteria bacterium genome contains these proteins:
- a CDS encoding oligosaccharide flippase family protein gives MKLSERVVIVLIGKLLSAAFSFGTSVVLARMLTRASFGTYQQAVLVVAYVTPLALFGIDQSVTFFIPRLRGNREIKSFVYQTTAILFLLGIAVSILLLFSAGWIGRIFHNSHLKSALTVFGFYPIFGFPFAIVSLVLYSLDRHKLSASLEAIFSCAQFLVITGLVWFNSDLTLVLLGLVVVACGRILASILLLRRCLGKEEGWTFNGSLLRDQLRFSAPLGFSKVLPIVTVNLDKIIISGFYAVSHFAIYAVGAIELPFVSLITYTTGNVISPRLSRLFYEGRKEELVLTWHRMVHKTSL, from the coding sequence GTGAAGCTTTCAGAAAGAGTAGTCATAGTCCTGATCGGAAAACTCTTGTCTGCCGCGTTCTCCTTCGGGACGAGCGTAGTCCTGGCAAGAATGCTCACAAGGGCCTCCTTCGGAACCTATCAACAGGCGGTCTTGGTTGTTGCCTATGTGACACCTCTGGCGCTCTTCGGGATCGACCAGAGCGTCACCTTCTTCATCCCGCGGCTCCGGGGCAACCGTGAAATCAAGAGCTTCGTCTACCAGACCACGGCGATACTTTTCCTCCTGGGAATTGCCGTGAGTATTCTCCTTCTGTTCTCGGCGGGCTGGATAGGTCGGATTTTCCATAACAGCCATCTGAAATCGGCTCTCACGGTCTTTGGCTTCTACCCGATTTTCGGTTTCCCTTTTGCGATCGTGTCCTTGGTTCTGTATAGTCTGGACAGGCATAAGCTCTCCGCATCTCTGGAGGCAATCTTTTCTTGTGCCCAGTTTCTAGTGATTACCGGCTTGGTCTGGTTCAACTCCGACTTGACCCTGGTACTGTTGGGACTGGTGGTTGTGGCCTGTGGAAGGATTTTGGCTTCAATCCTACTATTGCGCAGATGCCTGGGAAAAGAGGAGGGATGGACCTTCAACGGATCCCTGCTGAGAGACCAGTTGCGTTTTTCCGCTCCCCTCGGATTCTCCAAGGTTCTCCCCATAGTCACGGTCAATCTCGACAAGATCATCATATCTGGTTTCTATGCGGTCAGTCACTTTGCAATTTACGCTGTAGGGGCGATCGAGCTTCCGTTCGTCTCTCTTATCACTTACACGACGGGCAATGTTATCAGTCCGAGATTATCGCGGCTCTTCTACGAGGGCAGGAAGGAAGAGCTGGTTCTGACATGGCATAGAATGGTTCATAAGACGTCCCT